A part of Aurantimicrobium sp. MWH-Uga1 genomic DNA contains:
- the def gene encoding peptide deformylase, producing the protein MTERSIRILGDPVLKTPTEEIVVIDDKIRALVDDLLDTVKIPGRAGVAATQIGVGLRAFSYNVHGEIGYILNPRIVETRGDIELVEEGCLSVPNLWFKTPRYPFAKVEGTDLDGNTIVLEGEGLMAQALQHECDHLDGLVYLDRLDQQTRKEAMRQVRESDWF; encoded by the coding sequence ATGACTGAACGTTCAATACGCATCCTTGGCGACCCCGTTCTCAAGACTCCTACTGAGGAGATTGTCGTTATTGACGACAAGATTCGTGCTCTTGTAGATGATTTGCTAGACACCGTCAAGATTCCTGGACGTGCCGGTGTTGCCGCCACTCAGATTGGAGTGGGTCTTCGTGCGTTTAGTTATAACGTTCACGGTGAGATTGGCTATATTCTCAACCCTCGTATCGTAGAAACACGCGGAGACATTGAGCTAGTTGAGGAAGGTTGCCTAAGCGTTCCTAACCTATGGTTCAAGACACCCAGGTATCCCTTTGCCAAAGTTGAAGGGACAGACCTCGACGGCAACACCATCGTGCTTGAGGGAGAGGGGCTGATGGCTCAGGCTCTTCAGCACGAGTGTGACCACCTAGATGGTCTGGTATACCTTGACCGGTTAGACCAACAAACACGTAAAGAAGCTATGCGGCAAGTGCGCGAAAGCGATTGGTTTTAG
- a CDS encoding AAA family ATPase produces the protein MSTETPKTSAKKPAAKKPAAKKSTAKATAPVESADRISEVSDATERTVEQAPEVSNISLPAIPLNLMARTSEDFEEPSYSKDNNLSHAGTPAEAVVSEIADIVYGEIDTVDTGSLPTRRDRLSGEPSGKPEPVAMLTPERVLDAKKKRDKPTEGWNKFVYNVTFHAVNLGDSPQTRHRKALDTSIGRPLTGGTKFVPVLTRKGGVGKTTTTTLLGMAMALVREDRVLAIDANPDRGTLAERFNKTTEKTVRDLVSNAAKILTFNDFSEYVNRDKTRLDVLASDTDPFLSEAFGANDYNIVADLASRYYSIALTDCGTGIIHSVMSATLQRADGLVIVSGGSFDEARLASETLTWLESNGYGDLVKNSIVAINTATQGTNLIKLREIEDHFNSRVRETVRVPYDAMLAAGSYIDFKKLKPETQEAARQLASLVVDGL, from the coding sequence GTGAGCACAGAAACCCCTAAAACCTCTGCAAAGAAACCTGCCGCAAAGAAGCCTGCAGCCAAGAAATCCACGGCTAAAGCTACTGCGCCAGTTGAATCCGCAGATCGTATTTCTGAAGTTTCTGACGCCACTGAGCGCACTGTAGAACAGGCTCCTGAAGTTTCTAACATCAGCCTTCCTGCCATTCCGCTGAACCTCATGGCTCGCACATCAGAAGATTTTGAAGAGCCTTCTTACAGCAAAGACAACAACCTTTCTCATGCAGGAACTCCCGCAGAGGCCGTTGTTTCAGAGATCGCTGACATTGTTTACGGCGAAATCGACACTGTTGACACAGGTTCACTTCCTACCCGCCGTGACCGTCTTTCCGGAGAACCCTCGGGTAAACCAGAGCCTGTTGCGATGCTCACTCCTGAGCGTGTGCTTGACGCTAAGAAAAAGCGTGACAAGCCCACTGAGGGGTGGAACAAGTTCGTATACAACGTAACGTTCCACGCTGTGAACTTAGGTGACTCACCACAGACTCGCCACCGCAAAGCACTTGACACCAGCATTGGTCGTCCCCTTACTGGTGGTACCAAGTTCGTTCCGGTCCTCACCCGTAAGGGTGGTGTGGGAAAGACAACCACAACAACCCTTCTTGGTATGGCAATGGCCCTGGTGCGCGAGGACCGTGTTCTTGCCATTGACGCCAACCCTGACCGCGGAACTTTGGCTGAACGTTTCAACAAAACCACAGAAAAAACAGTTCGCGACTTGGTCTCTAACGCGGCCAAGATTTTGACCTTCAACGATTTTTCTGAGTACGTCAACCGTGACAAAACTCGACTGGATGTTCTCGCTTCGGACACCGACCCCTTCCTGTCTGAAGCTTTTGGTGCTAACGATTACAACATCGTCGCAGATCTCGCGAGCCGCTATTACTCGATTGCACTAACTGACTGTGGTACCGGAATTATTCATTCCGTTATGTCTGCAACCCTGCAGCGCGCTGATGGTTTGGTTATTGTCTCCGGTGGCTCATTCGATGAAGCGCGACTTGCATCTGAAACGCTGACCTGGCTTGAATCAAACGGATACGGTGATCTGGTGAAGAACTCCATTGTGGCGATCAACACCGCTACTCAAGGAACCAATCTGATTAAGCTGCGCGAAATTGAAGACCACTTTAATTCTCGTGTTCGTGAGACAGTTCGTGTTCCCTATGACGCCATGCTTGCTGCTGGTTCCTACATCGACTTTAAGAAGCTCAAGCCTGAGACTCAAGAGGCTGCTCGTCAGCTGGCTTCTTTGGTTGTTGACGGCCTCTAA
- a CDS encoding long-chain fatty acid--CoA ligase, giving the protein MVKSVIQFDTPALVPAEPQANTTQVLLDRVRETPNNALFSLPVDGGWKDVTSTEFLEQVVALAKGFIASGIKQGDRVGLMCKTRYEWTLVDFAMWFAGAALVPIYETSAPSQIQWILEDSEAVALIVETPDHLKRFEEIRSDAPFVHSVWQIDAGDLEALVIAGSGVSDEEVEERRSSLHGSDLATLIYTSGSTGKPKGCVLTHSNFLELSRNAQAAVPEVVNPQSSTLLFITTAHIFARFISILAVQGGVKVGHQGDTTQLLPAMQSFKPTFLLAVPRVFEKVYNSAEQKAEAGGKGNIFRAAAKTAIEYSKAEMAGHIPLGLKLKFAVMDKLVLSKLRAALGGNCTYAISGSAPLGDRLAHFFHALGLVVLEGYGLTETTAPISINLPSKFKIGTVGPALPGCSVRLSDEGEIEAAGINVFKEYWKNPQATAETFHDGWFKTGDIGEIDADGYITITGRKKEIIVTAGGKNVAPAFLEDPIRANPVISQVVAVGDAKPFISALVTLDPEMLPMWLTNNKLDPTMSISEAAKNPAVIAEVQTAIDRANARVSRAESIRKFTILPTQFTEESGHLTPKMSIKRNVIVKDYANEIEAMYEGASGAVD; this is encoded by the coding sequence ATGGTTAAGAGCGTTATTCAGTTCGACACACCCGCTTTAGTTCCAGCGGAGCCACAAGCAAATACCACTCAGGTTTTGCTCGACCGTGTGCGTGAAACTCCTAATAATGCTCTTTTTTCACTCCCTGTTGACGGTGGCTGGAAAGACGTCACTTCGACCGAGTTTCTTGAACAAGTTGTTGCACTTGCTAAAGGATTTATTGCCAGCGGCATCAAACAGGGTGACCGCGTTGGATTGATGTGCAAGACCCGCTATGAGTGGACCCTTGTTGACTTCGCGATGTGGTTTGCTGGTGCAGCATTGGTGCCGATCTACGAAACAAGCGCACCCAGCCAAATTCAATGGATTTTGGAAGACTCTGAAGCTGTTGCACTGATTGTCGAAACTCCCGACCACCTCAAGCGTTTTGAAGAAATCCGATCAGATGCTCCATTTGTTCACTCAGTATGGCAAATAGATGCCGGCGATTTGGAAGCACTTGTGATTGCTGGATCTGGTGTTTCTGATGAAGAAGTTGAAGAACGTCGCTCCTCTTTACACGGCAGCGATCTTGCAACCTTGATTTACACCTCGGGTTCGACCGGCAAGCCTAAAGGCTGCGTGCTAACTCACTCCAACTTCTTGGAGCTTTCACGCAATGCGCAGGCTGCCGTCCCCGAGGTGGTTAACCCACAGTCCTCCACGTTGCTCTTCATCACAACGGCACATATTTTTGCACGCTTCATTTCGATTCTGGCTGTGCAAGGTGGCGTGAAAGTTGGCCACCAGGGAGACACAACCCAATTATTGCCAGCCATGCAATCTTTCAAGCCCACATTCCTTTTGGCTGTGCCTCGTGTGTTTGAGAAGGTTTACAACTCTGCTGAGCAAAAAGCAGAAGCTGGTGGCAAGGGAAATATCTTCCGTGCCGCTGCAAAAACCGCTATCGAATATTCAAAAGCAGAAATGGCAGGTCACATTCCTCTCGGCCTCAAGCTGAAGTTTGCCGTGATGGACAAACTTGTACTTTCCAAGCTGCGTGCCGCACTTGGTGGCAACTGCACCTATGCCATCAGTGGTTCTGCTCCACTTGGCGACAGGCTTGCCCACTTCTTCCATGCACTTGGTCTGGTTGTTCTAGAGGGATATGGCCTCACTGAAACAACAGCTCCCATCTCCATCAACCTCCCCTCCAAATTCAAAATTGGAACGGTTGGACCCGCATTGCCAGGATGTTCTGTTCGCTTGAGTGATGAAGGCGAAATTGAAGCCGCTGGTATCAACGTCTTCAAGGAATACTGGAAGAACCCTCAAGCAACGGCAGAAACATTCCATGACGGCTGGTTCAAAACCGGTGACATCGGTGAGATTGACGCAGATGGCTACATCACCATTACAGGTCGCAAGAAAGAAATTATTGTGACTGCGGGCGGAAAGAACGTTGCTCCCGCTTTCCTAGAGGACCCTATTCGCGCAAACCCAGTCATTAGCCAGGTTGTTGCTGTGGGAGATGCAAAGCCATTCATTTCTGCGCTCGTGACGCTGGACCCAGAAATGTTGCCCATGTGGCTCACCAACAACAAGCTCGATCCCACGATGAGTATTTCAGAAGCGGCCAAGAACCCTGCGGTAATCGCAGAAGTTCAAACAGCAATTGACCGCGCCAATGCACGCGTTTCTCGTGCAGAATCTATTCGTAAGTTCACAATCTTGCCCACACAGTTCACGGAAGAGTCTGGTCACCTCACTCCGAAGATGAGCATTAAGCGCAATGTGATTGTGAAAGATTACGCCAATGAGATTGAAGCGATGTATGAAGGTGCTTCTGGAGCGGTTGACTAA
- a CDS encoding pyruvate carboxylase encodes MFKKILVANRGEIAIRAFRAAVELGAKTVAVFPEEDRSSLHRQKADEAYQIGEPGHPVRAYLDVSEIIRVAKLSGADAIYPGYGFLSENPELAQAAADNGITFIGPPARVLEMAGNKVTAKEHAISAGVPVLKSTPATTDIDALLAGAAEIGFPIFAKAVAGGGGRGMRRVETMEELRPALEAAMREAESAFGDGRMFLEQAVLRPRHIEVQILADSQGETIHLFERDCSVQRRHQKVVEIAPAPNISDELRAALHRDAIAFARSIGYQNAGTVEFLVDTAGERAGQHVFIEMNPRIQVEHTVTEEVTDVDLVQSQMRIAAGESLGDLGLHQEDIHVRGFALQCRITTEDPSQGFRPDTGKITTYRSPGGAGIRLDGGTVSPGAQISPHFDSMLVKLTCRGRTYAAAVDRSRRALAEFRIRGVSTNIPFLQGVLDDPQFKAGDVATNFIEERPHLLTGRESKDRGTKILNWVTDVTVNKPNGPRPAGADPKSKLPRIDLNTPAPAGSRQALLELGPKGFAQALRQQKAVAVTETTFRDAHQSLLATRVRTKDLVNVAPYVARMTPQLLSVEAWGGATYDVALRFLGEDPWDRLAKLREALPNVAIQMLLRGRNTVGYTPYPEEVTKAFVQEAAATGVDIFRIFDALNDVNQMRPAIDAVLETGTTIAEVGVCYTGNLLDPNEDKFTLDYYLALAEEMVAAGAHILAIKDMAGLLRPAAAAKLVSAFRERFDLPVHVHTHDTAGGQLATLLAAAAAGADAVDVASAPMSGTTSQPSASALVAALANTERDTGLNLDAVCDLEPYWEAVRNIYKPFESGLPAPTGRVYHHEIPGGQLSNLRQQAIALGLADDFELIEDMYAAANKILGRVPKVTPSSKVVGDLALHLAAVKADPADFEANPQKYDIPDSVIGFMAGELGDIPGGWPEPFRSKVLEGKTINIQIAPLSEEDHEGLSGGSASRRATLNRLLFPVPTKAFEQVRETFGDVSVLDTVDYLYGLESGSEHIVDLGQGVRLYVGLEAIGGVDPKGMRTVMTTLNGQLRPVFVRDRSVEISTKSAEKADLTEAGHVAAPFAGVVTIKVEPGQTVAAGDPVASIEAMKMEAAITASITGRVERISFQKSQQVEAGDLIVVITPITPAN; translated from the coding sequence ATGTTCAAGAAAATTTTGGTTGCAAACCGTGGCGAAATTGCGATTCGCGCATTTCGTGCGGCTGTCGAGCTAGGAGCAAAGACTGTCGCTGTATTCCCTGAGGAAGACCGCAGTTCTCTGCACCGCCAAAAGGCAGATGAGGCATATCAGATCGGTGAACCCGGTCATCCTGTTCGTGCCTATCTCGACGTATCAGAAATTATTCGCGTCGCAAAACTTTCCGGCGCCGATGCCATTTACCCCGGCTACGGTTTCCTCTCTGAAAACCCTGAATTAGCCCAGGCTGCAGCAGATAACGGCATCACTTTCATCGGTCCACCTGCCCGGGTACTGGAAATGGCAGGAAATAAAGTCACTGCCAAAGAACACGCCATTTCCGCAGGGGTTCCTGTTCTCAAATCGACACCAGCGACAACAGACATTGACGCGCTTCTAGCCGGGGCGGCAGAAATCGGATTCCCCATATTCGCTAAGGCAGTAGCCGGCGGCGGGGGACGCGGTATGCGTCGTGTCGAGACGATGGAAGAACTACGTCCCGCACTCGAGGCAGCCATGCGAGAAGCTGAAAGCGCCTTCGGTGATGGCCGCATGTTCCTTGAGCAGGCAGTGCTTCGTCCCCGCCACATTGAAGTTCAAATTCTGGCCGATAGCCAGGGAGAAACCATTCACCTGTTCGAGCGTGACTGCTCCGTCCAGCGTCGTCACCAAAAAGTTGTTGAGATTGCTCCAGCACCAAACATTTCTGATGAACTGCGTGCAGCTTTGCACCGCGACGCAATCGCTTTTGCTCGCTCCATTGGATATCAAAATGCCGGAACTGTTGAGTTCCTGGTCGACACTGCGGGTGAACGCGCTGGACAGCACGTCTTCATCGAGATGAACCCTCGTATTCAAGTTGAGCACACAGTTACAGAAGAAGTGACTGACGTTGACCTTGTGCAGTCGCAGATGCGTATTGCAGCGGGAGAGTCCCTCGGTGATTTGGGCCTCCACCAAGAGGACATTCACGTTCGTGGTTTCGCACTTCAGTGCCGCATCACCACGGAAGATCCTTCACAAGGTTTCCGTCCAGACACTGGCAAGATCACAACCTACCGTTCACCCGGTGGTGCCGGAATTCGCCTCGATGGTGGAACGGTCAGCCCTGGCGCACAAATCAGCCCCCACTTTGACTCCATGTTGGTCAAGCTCACCTGCCGAGGCCGCACCTATGCAGCTGCAGTTGACCGTTCCCGTCGTGCGCTTGCAGAATTCCGTATTCGAGGTGTTTCCACCAACATTCCCTTCCTACAAGGAGTGCTTGACGACCCACAGTTCAAAGCTGGTGACGTTGCAACCAACTTCATTGAAGAACGACCACACCTGCTGACCGGTCGCGAGTCGAAAGACCGCGGAACCAAGATTCTTAACTGGGTTACCGATGTCACCGTGAATAAGCCCAATGGCCCCCGGCCTGCAGGTGCAGACCCCAAGTCCAAGTTGCCCCGCATCGACCTCAACACACCTGCCCCTGCAGGAAGTCGTCAGGCTTTACTCGAGCTTGGCCCGAAGGGTTTTGCTCAGGCATTGAGGCAGCAAAAGGCAGTCGCGGTAACAGAAACAACCTTCCGAGATGCACACCAGTCGCTGTTAGCTACTCGTGTACGCACCAAGGATTTGGTCAACGTTGCTCCTTATGTAGCCCGTATGACACCTCAGCTCCTCTCCGTTGAGGCATGGGGTGGCGCAACCTACGACGTCGCCCTTCGTTTCTTGGGTGAAGACCCCTGGGATCGACTGGCCAAGTTACGTGAGGCTTTGCCCAATGTGGCGATTCAAATGCTACTTCGAGGCCGTAACACAGTTGGTTACACCCCATACCCAGAGGAAGTAACCAAGGCATTTGTCCAAGAAGCTGCAGCAACAGGTGTTGACATCTTCCGCATTTTTGATGCCCTCAATGATGTGAACCAAATGCGCCCAGCAATAGATGCAGTCCTCGAAACAGGAACGACTATCGCTGAAGTTGGTGTGTGCTACACCGGCAATTTGCTAGACCCCAACGAGGACAAGTTCACACTGGACTACTACCTCGCTCTAGCTGAAGAGATGGTCGCCGCCGGTGCCCACATTTTGGCTATTAAGGACATGGCTGGCTTGTTGCGTCCTGCAGCTGCAGCCAAGTTGGTGAGCGCTTTCCGAGAGCGTTTCGATCTGCCAGTCCATGTTCACACACACGACACCGCAGGTGGACAACTCGCCACGCTTCTTGCAGCTGCGGCAGCAGGTGCTGACGCAGTTGATGTTGCTTCTGCACCAATGTCTGGAACCACAAGCCAGCCAAGTGCTTCTGCTTTAGTTGCTGCGTTGGCAAACACTGAACGTGACACAGGTCTGAACCTGGATGCAGTCTGCGACCTTGAGCCCTACTGGGAAGCAGTACGAAACATATACAAGCCATTTGAATCTGGCCTACCTGCCCCAACGGGTCGTGTTTACCACCACGAAATTCCTGGTGGTCAGCTCTCAAACCTGCGCCAGCAGGCAATCGCACTTGGCCTTGCAGATGACTTCGAACTCATTGAAGACATGTATGCTGCAGCAAACAAGATTCTTGGTCGTGTCCCCAAGGTGACCCCGTCGTCGAAGGTCGTTGGTGATCTTGCGTTGCACCTCGCAGCAGTTAAAGCTGACCCTGCTGACTTTGAGGCCAACCCGCAGAAGTATGACATTCCAGACTCTGTTATTGGATTCATGGCTGGAGAACTCGGAGACATCCCTGGTGGATGGCCTGAACCCTTCCGTTCAAAGGTTCTCGAGGGTAAGACCATCAATATTCAGATTGCCCCATTATCTGAAGAAGATCATGAAGGTTTGTCGGGTGGCTCTGCATCACGCCGCGCCACGTTGAACCGTTTACTCTTCCCCGTTCCCACGAAGGCTTTTGAACAGGTTCGTGAGACGTTCGGTGATGTTTCTGTACTGGACACAGTTGACTATCTCTACGGTCTCGAATCTGGAAGCGAACACATTGTTGACCTTGGTCAGGGTGTTCGTTTGTATGTCGGACTCGAAGCTATTGGTGGGGTAGACCCCAAGGGTATGCGTACAGTGATGACCACGCTCAATGGTCAACTCCGTCCTGTATTCGTCCGTGACCGTTCTGTCGAAATCAGCACTAAGAGTGCAGAGAAAGCAGACCTCACTGAGGCTGGTCACGTAGCCGCACCATTTGCTGGTGTGGTCACGATCAAGGTTGAACCTGGTCAAACTGTTGCAGCAGGAGATCCTGTGGCTTCCATCGAAGCGATGAAGATGGAAGCGGCTATCACGGCCAGCATCACCGGACGCGTGGAGCGTATTTCCTTCCAAAAGTCTCAGCAGGTTGAGGCCGGAGATCTGATCGTAGTCATTACTCCGATCACTCCAGCAAATTAG
- a CDS encoding ROK family glucokinase, which yields MYSIGIDIGGTKIAAALVNELGEIITKSQVPSPAHSAEDMELAIVSLITELSAGNPVIAAGVAAAGFIDAAQSTVYYAPNIAWRNEPLKDKLEAKIDLPIVIENDANAAGWAEYRFGAGKSFTHMTMLTIGTGVGGAIIANRELFTGGFGAGAELGHLRVQPDGLECGCGQRGCIEAYASGRALLRYMREETQNPRLEAQEGKKLLEDGDPAAWRAVSTLGGWMGVACASLSAILDPQVFVIGGGVAAAGEHLLNPIRESFLSNVSARGYHPEPEFRIAEMVNDAGVVGAADLARRHAEKL from the coding sequence ATGTATTCCATTGGTATCGATATCGGGGGAACAAAAATAGCTGCAGCCCTGGTCAATGAGCTGGGTGAAATCATCACCAAGAGTCAGGTTCCTTCCCCTGCGCACAGCGCTGAAGATATGGAATTGGCCATAGTCTCACTCATCACGGAACTTTCAGCAGGCAACCCAGTTATCGCTGCCGGTGTTGCAGCAGCGGGTTTCATTGATGCTGCTCAGTCCACTGTTTACTACGCCCCAAATATCGCGTGGCGCAATGAACCCCTCAAAGACAAGCTCGAGGCAAAGATTGATTTACCTATCGTCATTGAAAACGATGCGAATGCGGCCGGGTGGGCAGAGTACAGATTCGGTGCAGGGAAATCTTTCACCCACATGACCATGCTCACCATTGGCACCGGCGTTGGTGGAGCAATCATCGCTAACAGAGAATTGTTTACCGGTGGTTTCGGTGCAGGAGCTGAGTTGGGGCACCTTCGTGTGCAACCTGATGGCCTCGAGTGTGGGTGTGGACAGCGAGGATGCATCGAAGCATATGCTTCGGGACGTGCCCTGTTGCGCTACATGCGCGAAGAAACCCAGAATCCTCGGCTTGAAGCCCAAGAGGGAAAAAAACTTCTTGAGGACGGCGATCCCGCCGCCTGGCGTGCGGTGAGCACTCTCGGGGGCTGGATGGGTGTGGCTTGTGCCAGTCTTTCAGCGATTCTTGATCCACAAGTATTTGTCATCGGTGGCGGTGTTGCCGCAGCTGGCGAGCACCTGCTGAACCCTATTCGTGAGTCATTTTTGAGTAACGTATCTGCTCGCGGATACCACCCAGAACCAGAATTTCGTATTGCTGAAATGGTCAATGATGCCGGTGTCGTGGGTGCTGCAGATCTTGCGCGTCGCCACGCAGAAAAACTCTAG